In Lemur catta isolate mLemCat1 chromosome 5, mLemCat1.pri, whole genome shotgun sequence, the genomic stretch aatttattatttccacataatttcatacattttataattcattcatttcataacCTGtaaattccataaaaataaaagtctctcCAGAtggctttctgtttttcctattgGTGTTCATTTCTGTCTTAGAAGCCACGTAGCTGAATGCCACAACAGGCACTTGTCAGCAAAGCATGACAGCATACCTGTGTGAAAGTAGTCagaaccaaaatggagtcactagtgtttaaagaaaaaaaagactcaaaaaagCTGACAAATAGAGCTAGAAAACGATATGAAGAGAGGGTTCTCATGCTTGTatgcctgataacaaaaactatcacaaaagattCTGAAAAAACCATGACCTTGCACAAAGTCCAtcacaaccttacacaaaaaatacttttgcaaggacatctgcccagccACTGCCTGACCAACCTTGGACTGGTGTCACCCTTGTTATTAATCTTTGTAACAAAggataattatttgaaaatgattatataaccctcctcattttttcctttaaaatcttttgttttcctttacctctctgaatACACACAGTTTACTATGGCACttgtattcccattgcaatgctctattcccaaacatcattttcttttacagtgCCTCCCTTTGTTCTTTAGGTTGTTACCTGTAAATGGAAtgttaatgtcatttaaaaaaatttttttggggggagtgttgtgtttcatttatttgtccCACTATAATTGTGCAATATAATGAGCCACTCaattcctaaatatatatatgcacacagaaCACCTCTCATGTTTTGTGTCTAGTACATTTGTGTCTACCCATCATTTCCCTTGTCCTTCTGAAAGGAGACTCACAATGTTTCCAAGATGAACTGGGCAATAATTCTAGGCAGTAGGCGCCCCCCTCTTCAACCCAATTGTCTATGTTTAGGATAACTTTATCGTTATCATCCACTTTTAATAGAGAGAGGAGGCACTATGCTAAGCAGACAGGATAGCTGAACAACAGCAATAACGGAGATGGTCTTATCTGTTATACCTAAGGGACACGGAATACTggtggtgggtttttttaaattaatttttattttttaatgacctATGTGAAACACTTATACAATAAAAAACAGaactcttaaatatttaagataatgaaTTTTTCATACACTTGTATAAGCATTACCCCAGTTTTAGATCATTTCTATAATACTCTTGAAACTTCCTGTTTACCTGTTTTCCTAATAAATAGGAATATAGTAGCCAAAACAAAAGCAGtaagtaaacaaatattaaaatttcctgaAACATCATACCAAAATCCTTTGATAGCTCAGTTGGTAGAGCGGAGGACTATAGGTCAATTTCACTGTATGGCCATCCTTAGGTCGCTGGTTCAAATCCTACTAGAAGGAGCTTtccccccccgccgcccccccccccacccccgctagGGGGCTCTTTTGTGAGCCTGGAATCTCAGCGCTGCCTTaattaggaattttaaaagaacacagttaaacagtaaattaaaaaaagaaaggaaaaaaaaaaaaaagtatacgtACACAGGAAACTGTTAACAGGGGTTACTTCAAGGAAAGTCAGCTGGGTCAGCGGATAAGGAGTTGAGAAGGGATCGTGAGGAGTGTGGGCAACGGGAAGGACACTGCCCCaaggtttttatttaatttttttgtaagttCGACGGCCTCTTTAGGACTTCCTGTTATATTGATACTTAGAGTGCACAAAAGGtttataataaccattttaaacatacacaacGTAGAGAAAATAGCATAAAGGCTACTCTTTAGCCATCACGCTGGCACAACTAACACTCTTGCATCATCTACTACCCACATGCTCCTCCCCTAGTTCCTGATCTTTTGAGGCAAGCTCAAGATGTGCTTTCATTTCATTCACTGTAACTGTGTTTTGAAGATGTCGGTGTTAAGAATTAAAGGTAGGACGGAGTCTATTCCTCTCACCgcacccctccctgctccccccacaCAAGGCAACTAACAGAAAGTTATCTTCAATACATGAATGAAACAGGCGTGTGAGAATTCGAGGAGTCTAGTCAATAGACTAGAGCGAGATGGGAAATTTTGTCAGGTCGCAGCAAGGAAGGATTTATATTTGTAGACCTCAAACTCCTTCTAGAAAGCTAACCGGATTATTTGTACGCGGTTCCCGGGTGAGGCTTTTGCAGGCTGACACGCGGCCAGTATGATGGGTCGGAGGAACTGAGGCTCCTCAAGGGCGCGGATGGCGCCCCCTGGTGGGCGCGTCCTCCGGTGACCAGAACTGGCCGAGGCCGAGCTTCCGCTCTAGGAAAGTGACCCCGGGCTTGGTGTAGGGATCGTCTGCTGGGCagccgggcgggggcgggaccGCTGCTGCCTAGTCTGTTATGCGGTTGCACAGGGCACAGGGGGAAAAGCGGGTTTGTGATCTGAGGGGAAATCTGTGATGACAGGCCCAGGGAGAGCAGAACTAAGCGCACCGCCCGGGGATAGCCTGAGTTGGGGTCATGTATGCATCTGACAACATGTATTTGCAATATCAATATACATCTGGATAATATGTCAACACATACGTATAACGGGCaccaaataaattctttaaataaaatagtcacatttaaatttttagtcattcacaaaatcaaatttaaaatattaacctaAATTAAAAGTTCAcaacttaaattttcaaaaattaaatctaattaaattttcaaaatttaaattctaaaatatttcagttcaatttcccaaaataattaaaacttcaaaacttaataacattaaaaaatgaaattttttaagttttaaactttaaaaggTGAGTCATCTCTCAGCCGGAGTCGCATCCAGGTCTCTCAAGTAGAATGCTATTTTCATCGCTAGAAAACACAGAATCTCCCCCAAAATTGTCCTACAAAATTCCCGGAAGAGCCGGCATCAACCCGCTTTTTTAGCTCCTCAACAAAGCGTTCTACCGGGTAGGTTATACACGGAGGATCTGCCTTTTCCGGCTCTGCCTCTCCAACTGTTTGGCTATCCCGAGCTTTGCACCCCGTTCCCACTCTCTAAACCTCATTTCGGACCCGACCCCCCCACTTCTGCCCGCTCCACTCTGCCTTCTCTTGGACCCGCCTGCACCGCCCAGTCCTTTCCTTGCATCAGTCTTCTCTGCCTCAGCCGCGCCCCTTCGCCGCAGGCCGTCGCACACGGTGTGCGTCAGTCGGCTCCGCGCTTTACGGCAGTCGTGCTCGCTGCTATCAGTCAGCATGGAGGCAGAGGAGTCCGAGAAGGCAGCTACGGAGCAAGAGTCGCTGGAAGAGACAGACCAGAAActagaggaggaggaagagcaggaggaatCCGAAGAAGCAGCTCGTGGCAGCAAGAAGCGGGTAGTTCCGGGTATTGTGTACTTGGGCCACATCCCGCCGCGCTTCCGGCCCCTGCACGTCCGCAACCTTCTCAGCGCCTACGGTGAGGTTGGACGCGTTTTTTTTCAGGCGGAGGGTAAGTGCGCAGGCCCTGACGGTGAAGGGAGGAGGGTGATTGACCGGGGGGCGCGCCTGCATGTCCTGTTGCCTCGGCTGCGCGGGGCTGAGGCGCAAGCTGGTAGCGTTTCGctgggaggcggcggcggcgttTGGGCTGGGGGCTGTTAAGTTGGTGTATGAGGAAGCCGGGGCGGGTGGATGGGGAGGGTGGCTAGCGCAGTACGTCTGATGGTGCCTTAGTTCTCGGATTGTTAACGATTGTGTTTTAATCCCCGCTCTGTCCACCTCTTTTCGGACCCGTTTACTGTTTTGTTAAATGGATACAACCTGAGTAAAAGTCTCAGTGGCCTTTCTACAAAACTGAGCACATCCCTTTGGCATCGCGGCCCAGGTCAATAAACAGTATTTGATCAtccacctctcccagccccttACAGGCACTAATTGGGGTTGGGGGCTTGTGCAGGTTTTAAATAGTGTTCGGGGCAGGCCACGTTAAGGAGTTGAGATTTGAGGAAAGGATTTAGACAAAGGAAAGGATGGATCtcacagttttctcattttcGAGCAATTACTCTGAGATGGGACCCCAACCAGCAGTTTTATAGAATGGTGTGGCCAGTGGGAGATGTGTTCTTGTGGATGTTGTTTTGGCCTCCTTGACTGTGGCTCTGTTTTTGGTGCGCAGACCGGTTCGTGAGACGCAAGAAGAAGGCAGCAGCGGCCACAGGAGGGAAAAAGCGGTCTTATAGCAAGGACTACACCGAGGGCTGGGTGGAGTTTCGTGACAAGCGTGTAGCAAAGCGCGTGGCAGCCAGTCTACACAACACGCCTATGGGTGCCCGCAGGCGCAGCCCCTTTCGTTATGACTTATGGAACCTTAAGGTGAGGAGATAAGTCTCTCTGACTCACCTCTCATCCTTCCTGCTCTCCAGCCCTGGCCCAAGCACCACCATAGCCTCTTGTTGACCCTGCCCCTCGCcttctctttgtctctgacctgccctgttttcatcttttcttgtCTTCCTGCCCACAGTATTTGCACCGTTTCACCTGGTCCCACCTTAGTGAGCATCTTGCCTTTGAGCGCCAGGTGCGGCGGCAGCGCCTTAGAGCGGAGGTTGCTCAGGCCAAGCGTGAAACTGACTTCTATCTTCGAAGTGTGGAGAAGGGACAACGTTTCCTTGCTGCTGATGGGGATCCTGCTCGCCCAGATGGCTCTTGGGCATTTGCCCAGCGTCCTACTGAACAGGAGCTGAGGTCCCGGAAAGCAGCCCGGCCAGGGGGACGTGAACGGGCTCGCCTGGCTACTGCCCAGGACCAGGCCCGCTCCAACCGGGGGCTCCTTGCCAGGATCTTTGGAGCCCCACCACCCTCAGAGAGCACGGAGGGACCCTCCCTCGTCAGAGACTCCTGAGGGGCAGAGAAGCCCCTTTCatctcctggccctgccctgcttccTGTCTACCTCATACTAGAGTGATAATGACTGCCCAGGCACATAATTTTATTGTGTTTCTCAGATCAACAGTCTTGGTGAAGGCTCAGACATGGAGGTTTTGTAggcttcccctctccccctgtCTAACTCCTCTATATGCTTGGCTGAGTCACCTAATTCATACTAGCACGATTATGACTATTGCagatgtctgttttgttttgtttgacttTTGGCTGCTTGCCTCCAGCTCAGTGGGGTCCCCTAAAAATCCCACTTCCTGACACCAGGAAGGGCCTTATTTGCAACTAGAATGATAATACCTTGTCCAGGAAATCTTGTTCTATTTAGCAACTACAGGAAAGGGCAGCAGCAGCAtcctttttatttagaaaaagttaACAGATACAGGAATTAATAGTGTGGGATTGGGTTGGGAACCACTTTCCAAAtgtatttatagaaaagaaaatacgtattttctaagaaaatacatgtttatagaaaagaaaatacatatatactgtTTTAGTTTCACGGTTGGGGGTCATTGGGcaattttaactttcatttccttttgttccATTCACCTTCATTCCGTCTCCTGGTCTTAGAATTCCCCATTTAACCTGgactttttttccctattttgtCTATTGAATTTATTAGCCCAGTTTATCAATTAGTTATCTAATTCAGCATTTACTAAGCCACTGTGTGAGGAAACAGTGTCAGTGGGTAATAACACGTGGCCCTTGGCATTAAGAGTCTTATAGGCCACTAGAGTAAGAGACAGAGGCATCATGATACATGCATATAAGCGGTGGAGTGGGGACTGTAGCAGGACATGGAGTGCTCTCATGGTGAACCTGATACATGATCACAGTCTTTAGAAATGGGTCAGACCTTACCAAGGTTTCCAGGTCATTTCTGGAACGTGAACTGGGAGAATGACAGCAGAATCCTGAAAGAGCCTAGTATGCTCCTATAATTGCAAACAGTGCTTCATGAATGGAGTGTTGGGTTGGAACCATTGTAAAGGTGGGCAAAGCCTAGGAGGGGAGTCAGGAACAAATGCCCCACAGATGCTTTTATATGTGTTGGGGCTTAGACAAGATAGGGTTCACAAACAGGCATGCAAAAGCAGCCCTATAGGCTTCAAAGAGTAAGCCACTAAGAGGAACTAAAAACGTAGGTGTCACAATAAACTAAAAATCCAAATACAGTCTCATGTAGA encodes the following:
- the ABT1 gene encoding activator of basal transcription 1 isoform X1 — protein: MEAEESEKAATEQESLEETDQKLEEEEEQEESEEAARGSKKRVVPGIVYLGHIPPRFRPLHVRNLLSAYGEVGRVFFQAEDRFVRRKKKAAAATGGKKRSYSKDYTEGWVEFRDKRVAKRVAASLHNTPMGARRRSPFRYDLWNLKYLHRFTWSHLSEHLAFERQVRRQRLRAEVAQAKRETDFYLRSVEKGQRFLAADGDPARPDGSWAFAQRPTEQELRSRKAARPGGRERARLATAQDQARSNRGLLARIFGAPPPSESTEGPSLVRDS
- the ABT1 gene encoding activator of basal transcription 1 isoform X2 codes for the protein MEAEESEKAATEQESLEETDQKLEEEEEQEESEEAARGSKKRVVPGIVYLGHIPPRFRPLHVRNLLSAYDRFVRRKKKAAAATGGKKRSYSKDYTEGWVEFRDKRVAKRVAASLHNTPMGARRRSPFRYDLWNLKYLHRFTWSHLSEHLAFERQVRRQRLRAEVAQAKRETDFYLRSVEKGQRFLAADGDPARPDGSWAFAQRPTEQELRSRKAARPGGRERARLATAQDQARSNRGLLARIFGAPPPSESTEGPSLVRDS